The following DNA comes from Cytophagales bacterium.
TGCCATTTCACCAAAATCTTTTGACTTACTTCTTAATAATGCTGCGTTGTTGAAAGATTTAGAGAGTGATAAAAAGACATTGGCCTGTGGAGCCTTGTATACTATCAAAGGTGAAAATTATGTTATACTAGGACCATTAGCTCTTGGTACTGACTATTGGATTTATAACCAAATCAAGCTCGATCAACGTAAGACCTTGGTAAGCGTGCCTTCTCATCGCTTATTCGACTTAATGCCACTCTGTTCAGCCGATTTTACGCTTAGAGGGTTCGTGCAACTGGAAGATAGTGGGCTTTGGTCATCACGTTGATAATACTGTTTTCTGCAAATTCATCGTGCTTTTCTTTCAATTATTCACCAAGAATCAACAACCTAGTCCTTTTTAAATACATGATTAGCGAATCATAACATTGATGGCAGCGTTTTAGATAACATTCATAAAAGCCTTTCTTTCCTCAGAAGCTAAATAATCATTTTGCTACTTCAAATACCACAAGACATTGTCGGAAATAATTTTACTATTCTCTTTCATTGAAAATTTCATATTCTCACTTATCGGCTTGGGGTCGATACGGTAATAAATACCGCTAATTAGACCAAAATCAGTATACCCTACTTCCACGGAGTTTTCAATATTGGGTGCCTGCAAAAGCGCTAAACTTTTGCAATTGACCTTGTCAAGTCGATTTTTAACCTCTAATAAATCACTTTCAGACCAATTCAAATCCCTTAAAGCATCTGCTAGATTCAAATTTGTAATAACCTTGGATTCAATTTGATATTTGATTTCCTTCAAAGTTTCATCCCTGACCCTTAGTGTGATGTACTCGTCTTCAAATAATAGATACTGAACTCTATCAGCATTATTGAGAGCCGTAAAAAAGGAAATCAATTGATCAAACTCTCTCTCATGATCTTGATAATGAGAAATAATTCGTTGTTCATCTAAAGTGCCACCACAAGAAAACACAACGGCAGAAAGTATTAATAGATATCCAATATATTTCATCTCCAATAATTTAAAAATTCTACCGAACTCCTCTAGGTGCGAATCTGCGGTATGAAACTCCTGCATCGTAACCTCTTTTACTCCAGCGGTATTGCTGTAGAGTCTCTCCATACACTGGAGCTGGACCATATGAACCACCAAAGTAGACATGCAGCATGCGACCTACAGTTAGTTCCTTTGGGGGATTGGAGTGATTTAATGAGTGCAATGCTCCCGCCAGTCTTTGAAATGTGTCAAAATCGAGATGATGCATGCTTGCGTTAAGTCCGGCCAAATAATTACCAGCGCTTTTAGATGAAATATATTTTCCATTTAACATCTTACCTACTCCAGGCTGTTGATCTTGAATAGAGAAAACCCCGTTATTTCGAGATTCCATAGCTATCTGGATAACATCCATTCCTTGTGCTTGGTTGGCTAAACTATTGATCTGTGAGTCCCACGACTCACCAAACATAATCCTAAACCCTACACCATATTCATTTACCACATCTCCGGTTGACTCATATACAAAATCATCCCAATATTCGGTTTCTCCCATTTTTTTCCCATCACCAGATGTTGTTTCTGAATCAGCTCTTTTCTGATCAACATCTTCTTTAGTCGTAGCATCATCATGCCGGTAAACGCCTAAATCTCCATCATCATATACTGCTATTACATTTCCAGTAGAATCAGTGTGGGTACTGAATAATCCTGTAGGATCAACATAAGCAATAGGGTTATTGTAATTGAAATGATAAGGGTTCCATGACTCTTGTTTAGTATCGGCAAGAGGATCTATTGAATTAAACCGGCCTAGCCAGGAATCGAACATTCGGGCATTAAAATCGAATACTCTCCATTCTTTTTGCTCTTCGTTTCCAGTGAGTTTATAAAGGTTTTCAGGACTTAAGGCAGAGTGGTTGAAGGTGCTTCCAAATGGATAATAAGCATCTCTCTGCATAACAGAGCCATTTTCACTTACAGTAACTCGGATGTTTCCAAGGTGGTCCGCCACATTGTAGTGATAATTCCAGCTGGATTGATTTCTTAACGCCCTACCTTCTGCGTGTAGGATAAACTCAAGTTGCGCACTTCCTTCTGAGGGTTCCTTTTCGTAATGGAATACGCCGTCATAAGTCCATTCTTTACCATTGAATGTTTTTAGGTGTTTGACCCCTGTTGCATCATAGGTGTAATTGATGCTTTGCCCTGTATTCATTGTGACTCGTTGTGGAAGGTTCAGGTAGTTGTACTGGATATTGGTGATGCCCTTATTGGAATCACTGGTCATATTTCCATTTTTGTCGTACTTGTATTCTTCGGTCCCCACTGATGATGAAACGTTCATAAATCCTTGTGTGTTGTTCGTTGCATCTTCTACACGTGTCAACTGATTTCCAATGTAGTCATAACCCAGGTTATCAATGGTATTGCGCTGTAAGGTTTGAAGGTTCCCATTCTTATCATATGTGATGCCACTTACATCGTAGTTGCCAACTCCAGTATAATTGGCAAGCTTTAGCCTATTTAGATTGTCGTAGGAGTACTGGTAATTCTGAGTAGCCTCTGTTACACCACCGCCTTTCGCCTTCCAGAGCATCTGAGAAATATTACCATTGAAATTACCTGAAGAAGCATCGTTATACTTCAGTTCCATTCCAAATTGGTCTGTCGAAGGATCATCGAAATCGTTAGCTCCTCCATTGATGGTCGTTAGCCAACCTCTTTCATTGTAGCGGTAATCTACCGATTGTGCGGGTGAACCATCATCATGCAGGTCTTTCTCGATCAATTGACCGATGGCATTGTAGGTATGACTGGCCAAAGGTTTGGTTCCATGTCCTACGATCTCATGGGTGTGGATCAGTAAACGGTCTCGATGATCATAAGTGAAATTCTCCTCGATGGTAGTGGTAGAAGTTCCATTTCTATGCAGCGTAGAAGAGCGCTTGACTAAGGGTGATACTTTGTTTCTGTAAGTGATAACCACCTGGTCTGCATCACCGAAATAGTTTTCAGTGATAGTTGCTTTTGATCGCAACCTGTCGTCATAGTAGGCTACCGACTTTAGGTGCTTGACCGGACTTTCCTTAAGCAATTTGGTAAGCCCACCAGTAACTAATCCTTTTACCGAGGGATAGTGATTGGCATAACTATAATCTGATCTCCAGCTAAAGTCAGTAATAAAATCATACTTGTCATAGTAAGTGACTGTCAGTACCTCTGTACCCGAGGCCTGAGGATAGCTTGTATCATCATAACCGTGTACATTCCCACTTACATTACCGATGTAAGCCACGCCAAAATCATAGTTATTGTTACCATCGATGATCGCCTGAAGTTCACTCCGGTTTTGAGTCATGCTTTTAATACCCGTCATCACGGGCCTGTTCAACTCATCGTATTTGGTGTACAACCACTGATGTTCGTAAGTCGCCTGACTGGTCGATTTGGTTGCCGAAAAGTTATCAGCCTTGGAAGCACTGAAGTTGGGTTTCTTGAAAAGGATCTTCGCTCCAGGCGCTCTGACATAGTTTTTACCCTGATAACTTTCTACCACCAGGGTACCCGACTCAACGTACTGTACTGAGCCTGAAGTAGTGGTGCCAGAAATCACAGGAACATTCCTTCGGTTACCGTCCAGTGTAAAGACCAACCGATCTCTTTTGTCATATACCATCTCAATTTTCTCCGCTCCAGGTACTTGTTTTTCGATCATGCGATTGCGATTGTCGTATTGATAGCGGAACAGCCATTTACTGCGGAAATTATTGTCATTCAACAAACTCCAGTTGGTTCCAATCTCAGCAACTGCCTGCGGGGGAATCACAAAGGTTAAGAGGTTGTAATCATCAAAGACATAATAGGTATAAGTTTCATCGGTAGTCCCTACCGCATTGATCTTACAAACCACTTGTCCTGTCTTGTTGGTATACTCCAGCATCATCTTTCCATCTTCATCAGTAGTCAGCATGCCTCGAAGCTCATTGGCTGGATAGTTTCCAGTAGCAGTCATGATCTGATTTGCACTGTTATCGACGGTGATTTGCCTGATTTCATTGGCTTCATTGAATTGATAGGTATAACTAACCGCATGCGTTCCTCCTTCAGCAGAACTTCGCCACGGGGTTCCAGGTGAACTGGTTTCAATCGCTCGATTCAGCGGAGAGTCATCAAACAAGGTTTGGGAATAAGGGTAGTCAATGGTATCAACTCCGGTTGGAGGTGCGTCATAAAACCCTTCCAGGCCCGTGAGTGGACTGTTGTAGTAAGCACCGGATGTGGTATTCGCTCGAAAAGGCAAATAGTCCTTATCCGCTCTGCCGATAGGGTCATAGCTGTACATCTTAACCATATCTGACCCATTGGGTGAGGCTTCGCGCATCACTTCCTGACTGGTTCTTCCTAATCCATCAACATATACGATATCGGTCTGTACTTGCTGTTGGTTGGCCCTTTGAGCATTCAGGTTGGTCTTTATCGTATCACGGGCCGTAAGGCTCATGACATAGTTCTTCGTACTGGTTTGTCCAAGGCTTACGACACTAGAGGTAAGCGTAGCTAATAGAAGCAGGATTACTTTGAGATTCATAAGCGTTTAGTTGGAGTAGTTGTATTTGTATTCTTTCAAGATGTTCTGATCCTGGTCCTTGACCTGGTAAAGCCGATGAAAGTCATCGTAGTGGTAGGTGATAATCAAACCATTCGGGTCTATCTGCTTGGATATGCCTATCCCCGGATCATACAAGTAAGTCGTCATTATGGCATGGTCGGGTATTTCATTCCTGAGATCCGATAGAATCGATTCAATGGTTGCCGTACTGGTTTGTGATTCCAGATTCGATATCGAAGAAGAAATAGCATTCAAGTCGGTGGTGAGCTGAGCGTAGGAGTAATCAGTAATGGATGCCACCTGCATCGTACCATCATAACTCCATAGCTGAATGGTCTTCAATCCATCCCTGACTACTTCTATCAAATTGCCAGAAGTCGTTTCATAATCCAGTTGAATCCGTTCTTCTCGTTCTGAAGACGATCTGCCTAGCAATACTCGATCAGGCAGGTGATAATTACCATAGGATCCAAACTCAACTTTTCTACTAAGTTGTGATGTTTGGCCATTGGTTACATTGCTTTCCAAGACTTCAGCTATTCGGTGATTGGCCAACAGCTCTGTTTCAGAAAGGTCAGCAGGATATTTGAAGGTTTCCGTGATTTCATCACCAAGACTGTTGAAAACTGACTTGCTTCTGACCTGATAGGAAACCGAAGGGTCATACACATATTGGGTAACCTGATTCAAGGGATTACCATCATCATCGTATGAGGTGGTCAAGGTTCGATTGAGCTTGATGAAATACCTGCTACTTGCCAAAGTGCGTTGCTGATGGATGGGCATAGGACCACTTCTAAAGCAGGAGACATTGGAGGTACATATTTCTCCTTCGTATTGTGTATTCCCAACTCCCGAAAAGACATTGACCCAGAACTGAGCAGGATTAGAGGCTAAGAACTTGTTGCAGATTGCAGAAGTGCCGCCCCACCAGGGCTTCCAGCATTTCTTGGAGGTACGGGTAAAACAACCTGGCCCAACCCACATGCAAGGAGCTTGATCGCCTTCAAGCCAATCCACATAATCGAAAAATACATGATCGCCGGTGTTATCGGCCTGGACGATCATGATGTCACGGTTATCTATATCGGCTAATTGTTTGAACCAAAAACCGTGAAAGCCCTCACCGATGTATTCAACGCTGTATTCATTGGCTACTTCCTCCACCTTGGCATGTATGTCATTGGTGGTGTCTTTTCTGTAGATGGACTGATCCGTTACTCGACCATTCATCTGATGGTAGTTGATATAGGGATCTATACTCTGCGCTTCACTTCTGTTTTCGAAATAGGTAACTGAAACGCCATTGTAATCCGCATTGGTCTCGTCCCAATCTACCTGTGAAACGGTCGAATAAGTGATGACATTCGGCGTAGGAGTAGCTTGGTTGTTGGCATATCGTTGTAGGTACTGACAGTCTCCAAAAGGCTCATAGATCCTTTCGAATAACCGTGGCTGATGAAGTTGCGCACTGGAAGCGGCATTGGACTCCAGAAATGATTTAGTGATCTCACTTGGCTTTTTTAGAGATAGATCACCGTAATAGTAATAGGTAGTCTTGGCCAGTGCATTGGTCGCTTCATAGTCCAGAGTTTTATATACCCTGGGTGCACCCACATTCAGGTTGACCGTTGAAGTTGTTTCTTCATAAACGTCCATGGTGATGGTTACACCAAAGATGTTATTGACCAGCAACATGTTGTAGATCCCTGGGCCAAGGGTTACTTGTTCCAAAACAGCAACCGCAGCCCCGTCTTCACGGAATTCTGTCACAATGGCACTGTTGTTTACAAAATCGCAATAGTCATTGCCATCCCCATTGACGCCAGATGCATCAGTGAGTGCCGCAA
Coding sequences within:
- a CDS encoding DUF6443 domain-containing protein, with the protein product MNLKVILLLLATLTSSVVSLGQTSTKNYVMSLTARDTIKTNLNAQRANQQQVQTDIVYVDGLGRTSQEVMREASPNGSDMVKMYSYDPIGRADKDYLPFRANTTSGAYYNSPLTGLEGFYDAPPTGVDTIDYPYSQTLFDDSPLNRAIETSSPGTPWRSSAEGGTHAVSYTYQFNEANEIRQITVDNSANQIMTATGNYPANELRGMLTTDEDGKMMLEYTNKTGQVVCKINAVGTTDETYTYYVFDDYNLLTFVIPPQAVAEIGTNWSLLNDNNFRSKWLFRYQYDNRNRMIEKQVPGAEKIEMVYDKRDRLVFTLDGNRRNVPVISGTTTSGSVQYVESGTLVVESYQGKNYVRAPGAKILFKKPNFSASKADNFSATKSTSQATYEHQWLYTKYDELNRPVMTGIKSMTQNRSELQAIIDGNNNYDFGVAYIGNVSGNVHGYDDTSYPQASGTEVLTVTYYDKYDFITDFSWRSDYSYANHYPSVKGLVTGGLTKLLKESPVKHLKSVAYYDDRLRSKATITENYFGDADQVVITYRNKVSPLVKRSSTLHRNGTSTTTIEENFTYDHRDRLLIHTHEIVGHGTKPLASHTYNAIGQLIEKDLHDDGSPAQSVDYRYNERGWLTTINGGANDFDDPSTDQFGMELKYNDASSGNFNGNISQMLWKAKGGGVTEATQNYQYSYDNLNRLKLANYTGVGNYDVSGITYDKNGNLQTLQRNTIDNLGYDYIGNQLTRVEDATNNTQGFMNVSSSVGTEEYKYDKNGNMTSDSNKGITNIQYNYLNLPQRVTMNTGQSINYTYDATGVKHLKTFNGKEWTYDGVFHYEKEPSEGSAQLEFILHAEGRALRNQSSWNYHYNVADHLGNIRVTVSENGSVMQRDAYYPFGSTFNHSALSPENLYKLTGNEEQKEWRVFDFNARMFDSWLGRFNSIDPLADTKQESWNPYHFNYNNPIAYVDPTGLFSTHTDSTGNVIAVYDDGDLGVYRHDDATTKEDVDQKRADSETTSGDGKKMGETEYWDDFVYESTGDVVNEYGVGFRIMFGESWDSQINSLANQAQGMDVIQIAMESRNNGVFSIQDQQPGVGKMLNGKYISSKSAGNYLAGLNASMHHLDFDTFQRLAGALHSLNHSNPPKELTVGRMLHVYFGGSYGPAPVYGETLQQYRWSKRGYDAGVSYRRFAPRGVR